CTAAGGAAATGCAAAATGCAAAGTGCAAAATGCAAAGTGCAAAATGTGGAGAGCCCGTGGTCGTGGCGCGGGCGATGGGGCTCCGCGTTGCTCATTGCAGCACTCATGGTGTCGACGGCGGCGCAGGCGACGCGGCTCAAGGACATTTCCAACTTTGTCGGCGTCCGGAATAATCAGCTGATCGGTTATGGCCTCGTCGTGGGGCTGGATGGTACCGGCGATAGCGCCAGTTCAGATGTGATGCGACGATCATTGGGCGAGGCGTTGGCCAAGATGGGCGTTGGAGCCGATCCAGCAAAATTTCAGGTGAAGAATGTTGCGGCCATCATGGTGACGGCGACGCTACCGCCATTCGCCAAAGTCGGTTCGGCGATCGACGTGCTCGTCTCGTCGATCGGTGATGCGAAGAGTCTCAAGGGGGGGACCTTGCTGATGACGCCGATCAAGGGAGCGAATCAAGAGGTCTACGCCGTCGCGCAGGGTCCGCTGTCGGTCGGCGGTTTTGAGGCCGAGGCGGCGAGTGGCGGTTCGACGATCCAGAAAAATCATCAGACCGTCGCGAAGCTCACCAATGGGGCGTTAGTGGAAAAAGAGGTCGATTTTGGGTTGGCGGGAAAGGCGGAATTAGAAGTGGCGCTCAATCAGCCCGATTTCACGACCGCGGTGCGGATGGCGCAAAAAATCAACGAGCATTTGGGCAGTCGTGTGGCCAGTGCGCCCGATTCCGGCTCGGTCAAGATTCGTGTTCCAGGTCGCTATCGGGGAAAAATTTCCACGCTGATTGCCGAAGTCGAGACATTGGAAATTCAGCCCGATGTTGCGGCGCATATCGTCGTGAATGAGCGAACCGGAACCGTTGTGATGGGGGAGAATGTGCGCGTCTCGACGGTCGCAGTCGCCCATGGCAATTTGAGTATCCAGATCGATCAGAATTACCAAGTCTCGCAGCCGAATGCGCTTTCGCAGGGGCAGACAGTGACGACGCCACAGACCGATTTTACGGTGACAGAAGAGAAAGATCGCAAATTAGTCTTGGTCCCGGAAGGGGTGACGATCGGCGACGTCGTACGCGCATTGAATGCGATTGGCGTGACGCCGCGCGATTTGATTTCCGTGTTGCAAGCGATCAAGGCCGCCGGGGCGCTGCAAGGGGAGTTGATGCTGATTTAGGACAAGGTAAAAAGCAAAATGCAAAGAGCAAAATGCAAAATGGGTTGGAGGGGCGCATGCCGTTAAGCCAGGCCATCGCGGAGTTTTCGGTGCCGTCGTCCGCGAGCTCGCTGGCGCATTCCGATGTGCCACGCACAACACAGGAGGCGTCCACTCCAAACGCCTTGCCACTTGATCAGGGAGCTGGTCCTGCTCCGGAGGTGGTCAAAGCCGCGCGCGACTTCGAGGCCTTTTTCCTCGGGTTTGTGTACGAGCGGGCGTACGAGTCGATTCCGAAGTCTGAATTGATGGGCGGTGGCATGGCGGACAGCATGTACCACGCGCTCTTCATGCAAGAAGTGACTGCGCAGGGCGTGAAAAGCGGCGAAGGAGTGGGGCTTGCAAAAATGCTGATGAAACAGTGGGATCGGCACCCCGGTGGGTTCTCCCCCCCCCAAACCCCACCGGGGGTGCTGCCCACTATGCCTTCCGGCCGGGGTGTCGTGCAGTTTGTCCCCCCGGTCGCCACGCCATTGGAGGTAACCTCGCCGTTTGGAACTCGAAAAGATCCGATCACCGGGCGGTTAGAGCAACACGATGGCATTGATCTGGCGATGGCGCCCGGGACCCCAGTGCGGGCCACGGCCGCGGGAGAGGTGGTATATAGCGGGCCGCGCGGAGGATATGGCAATGTGGTCGTGCTCCAGCACCCGCAGGGCTACGAAACTTGGTACGCACATGCCCAACGCACGACCGTTCCGGTTGGGAAGCAAGTGCAAGCGGGTGAAGTGGTCGCATTTTCAGGGAATACGGGGCGTTCAACCGGTCCCCATCTCCATTTTGAGGTGCGGAAGGGTGGAATTCCAATAGATCCAAAGAGTTATGGAACCATTGATGCGAAAATTTAAGTTTTATGTCCCTTCTGCCGTTTACCACTTCGTGGGAACGTGCACACAGGAGGGGCTATGAAAATTGAGAATCCATTATTATCCGACCTTAATAGCATCCAAAAGACCTCTGGGTCAGCGGAAGGGCGGCGGAAGGCGGAGCGACGGGCGGCTGGTGGTGGCGAAGATCGCGTCGAGCTGTCGAATGCAGGGGAGCAACTCTCCGGTCTCCGGGCGGCCTTAGTGGACGCCTCCGATGTCCGGATGGAAAAGGTGGAACGAATCAAGGCCGAAGTCGAAGCGGGACGGTATCATCCGGATGCCGGCCAGATCGCTGACGCCATGGTGCGCGACGCCTTACAATATAGTAAATGGGGACTCACATGAGCCTAGAGGCGTTATTGGAGGAGTGGGACGGTATTTTGAGCGAGGAGGTGGAAGTTCTATCACAATTGATCGACCTCTATAAGCGGGAGCGCGAGGCGATCATTGGTATGGATCTCGAAGGCCTCACTGTTGTTACCAAACAAAAACACGAACAAATCTTACGTACCCAAGTCCTCGAAACCTCACGCCGTGGGATGACTGAACGGTTGGGGCGACTGGTGGCCATTCCCAATGACGTGACGTCAGAACGCATTCTTCAGGCCATTTCGGCGACTGCGCTGACGACACA
This region of Deltaproteobacteria bacterium genomic DNA includes:
- the flgN gene encoding flagellar export chaperone FlgN is translated as MSLEALLEEWDGILSEEVEVLSQLIDLYKREREAIIGMDLEGLTVVTKQKHEQILRTQVLETSRRGMTERLGRLVAIPNDVTSERILQAISATALTTQIRHRLSCLRSMAQAVLELNEGQRRYIAHSISGVEASLELLTMLSGGQRYTASGVMDSRERVTSMGTQMNHSV
- a CDS encoding flagellar basal body P-ring protein FlgI, which gives rise to MQSAKCKVQNVESPWSWRGRWGSALLIAALMVSTAAQATRLKDISNFVGVRNNQLIGYGLVVGLDGTGDSASSDVMRRSLGEALAKMGVGADPAKFQVKNVAAIMVTATLPPFAKVGSAIDVLVSSIGDAKSLKGGTLLMTPIKGANQEVYAVAQGPLSVGGFEAEAASGGSTIQKNHQTVAKLTNGALVEKEVDFGLAGKAELEVALNQPDFTTAVRMAQKINEHLGSRVASAPDSGSVKIRVPGRYRGKISTLIAEVETLEIQPDVAAHIVVNERTGTVVMGENVRVSTVAVAHGNLSIQIDQNYQVSQPNALSQGQTVTTPQTDFTVTEEKDRKLVLVPEGVTIGDVVRALNAIGVTPRDLISVLQAIKAAGALQGELMLI
- the flgM gene encoding flagellar biosynthesis anti-sigma factor FlgM; translation: MKIENPLLSDLNSIQKTSGSAEGRRKAERRAAGGGEDRVELSNAGEQLSGLRAALVDASDVRMEKVERIKAEVEAGRYHPDAGQIADAMVRDALQYSKWGLT
- a CDS encoding peptidoglycan DD-metalloendopeptidase family protein, giving the protein MVKAARDFEAFFLGFVYERAYESIPKSELMGGGMADSMYHALFMQEVTAQGVKSGEGVGLAKMLMKQWDRHPGGFSPPQTPPGVLPTMPSGRGVVQFVPPVATPLEVTSPFGTRKDPITGRLEQHDGIDLAMAPGTPVRATAAGEVVYSGPRGGYGNVVVLQHPQGYETWYAHAQRTTVPVGKQVQAGEVVAFSGNTGRSTGPHLHFEVRKGGIPIDPKSYGTIDAKI